GCCCGCGGGCCGACGGGCACGCCCGCCGCGCCGACGACCTCACGCACGTGTGGCGCCAGGCCCGCGAGCGGGGCGAGAAGCACGCGATCGAGGACTTCCTGTTCACGTACTACCCGACGCGGGTCGCGCAGCTGCGCCGCTGGCACCCCGGTCCGGGCGTCGTGCTGGAGGACGCCGCCGAGCACGTCGGGTGGCGCTGGTACACCGAGGTCGCGCTGCCCGACGGCGGCACGGGCGCGGCCCTCGACACGGCGGCTTTCCTCGCCGACCGCGGCGACACGGTCGCCTACGTGCGCGCGCTCGTCGGCGCGACCGCGTCCCGACCGGGCTCGTTCGGCTGCTTCGGCCTGCACGAGTGGGCGATGGTGTACCGCGACGCCCGCACCGGGCGCGACCACCGCCACCCGCTGCCGCTGCGGCTCGGCCACGACGGCACCGACGCCGTCGTCGAGTCCCACCGCATCGCCTGCTCCCACTTCGACGCGTTCCGGTTCTTCACGCCCGAGGCGCGGCACCGCAACCAGCTCGCCCCCACCCGCGAGCGCCAGCCCGCGATGGAGCAGCCCGGCTGCCTGCACGCGGGCATGGACCTGTACAAGTGGTGCCTCAAGCTCGGGCCCGCGGTGCCGGGCGACCTGCTGCTGGACGCGTTCGCGCTCGCGCGCGACATCCGGTGGACGGACATGGCGGCCGCCCCCTACGACGTGTCCTCCTACGGCGTCGAGGCCGTGCCGGTCGAGACGGCCGAGGGCAAGGCGGAGTACGTGCGCCGCCAGCGCGGGTTCGCCGAGCGTGGCCAGGCGCTGCGGGCGCGCCTGCTGGCCGTGTGCGACGCGCTGGGCTGAGCCCCGGGGCTCAGTCCTCCTCGGCGGCGCGGCGCGCACGCAGGGCGGCCTGGGCGTTGCGGTTGGTGCACGTGGTGGAGCAGTAGCGGCGCGACCGGTTGCGGGAGAGGTCGACGACGACGCCGTCGCAGGTGTCGTCGGCGCAGGTGCCGAGCCGGTCGTGGGCGTCGGCGCGCACCACGTCGATCATCGCCAGGGCGGTCTCCACGAGGATGCGGACGTCGAAGGGGGCGTCGTCGGGGACGGCGTGCAGGTGCCAGTCCTCGGTGTCGTGCCGCACGAGGCGCGGCACGGCGCGGGTCTCGGCGAGGGCGGCGTTGACGAGGTCGGGGGCGTCGTCGCGGGCGGCGAGCAGCAGGGCGCGCAGGCGGGGGGCGAGGGCGAGGACGGCGTCGAGCTCGGCGTCGGTGCCGTCGTGGCGGCCGGTGTAGCCCTGGTCGCGGTAGAAGGCGTCGAGCTCGGCGACGGTGCTGATCGTCAGGGGTGGCAGGACGGCGTTGGCGAGGGCGGCGGCGGACACGAGCGCGGACTCGGTGTCATGCGCGAAGACCATGTTGACACGTTACCAGCACGCCACGTAGCGTCATGCGCCATGACGACGATGGCGCATGACGCCTCCTCCGGGGCGGCCGCGCCCGCCCCCACCGTGCAGCGCTCCGCGACGAGCGTCGGCCTCGCCCTCGCCGTGGTCTCGGCCCTCAGCTTCAGCCTCTCCGGCCCCCTGGCCGCCACCCTCTTCGCCACCGGCTGGTCCCCCGGAGCCGTCGTCCTCGTGCGCGTCGCCACCGGCGCGCTGCTCGTGGCCCCCTTCGGGATCGCCGCCCTGCGCGGCGACTGGTCCCCGGTGCGCCGCAGCTGGCGCGTCATGGTCGCCTACGGCGCGCTGGGCGTCGCCGGAGCCCAGTTCTGCTACTTCGCCGCCATCCAGCACATGCAGGTCGGCACCGCGCTCCTCATCGAGTACACCGCCCCTGCCGCCGTCGTCGGCTGGTTCTGGGCGCGCCACGGCCAGCGGCCCGGCGGTCTCACCCTGACCGGGGTCGGCCTCGCCGCCGCCGGGCTCGTCCTCGTGCTCGACCTGTCCGGCGCCGCACCCTCCCCCGTCGGCGTCGCCTGGGCGCTGGCCGCGATGGTCGGCGCAGCCACCTACTTCGTCATCAACGCCCACCCCGACACCGGCCTGCCGCCCCTCACGCTCGCGGCCGGCGGCCTCACCGTCGGCACCGTCCTGCTCGGGACGCTCGGCGCCGTCGGCCTCATGCCGCTCACCGCGACGTCGACCCCCGCCACCCTGGTCGGCCTGACCGTGCCGCCCGTGGTCGTGCTCGCCCTGCTGGGGCTCGTCACCGCCGGGCTCGCCTACGTCACGGGCATCGCCGCGGGACGCCGGCTCGGGGCCCGCCGCGCCTCCTTCGTCGGCCTGCTCGAGGTCGTCTCCGCCGTCGCGCTGGCCTGGCTCCTGCTGGGCGAGCTGCCCGCCCCCGTGCAGCTCCTCGGCGGCCTGCTCGTGCTCGCCGGCGTCGTCGCCGTCCAGCAGGGCGAGGCCGCGACGGCCCGCCGGGGCGAGCCCGCGCCGCCGGTCGCCGTCGTGCCCACCGACGCCCCCTGAGCGCCGAACCCCTCTACGGGAGATCCCGTACGTCGACAAGAGGCCGAGCGGGTGAAAGATACGCAGTTCACCTGATGCATCGCCGGACGCCGACGCCTAGCGTCGAATTTGTCCAGTTTCCTGACGAACAGGAGTTCCTTATGCGATGGCGTTCAGCCCTGGTCGGCGCCCTGGTCGGCGCGGCCGCCCTGCTCGCCCCCGTCGTCGTGGCCCCGACGGCCTCGGCCCACGGCTGGGTCACCAACCCTCCGAGCCGCCAGGACCTCTGCGCCAGCGGCGCCGTGTCCTTCGACTGCGGAGGCGTCAAGTACGAGCCCCAGAGCGTCGAGGCTCCGAAGGGCTCCATGAAGTGCTCCGGCGACAACGCCGGCTTCGCCATCCTCGACGACACGTCGAAGCCCTGGCCCCGCACCTCGGTCGGCTCCACGGTCACCATGAAGTGGAAGCTCACGGCGATGCACGCCACGAGCACCTGGGAGTACTTCGTCGACGGCGTGCTGCACCGCACGTTCAACGACGGCGGCGCCCGCCCGAACCAGGTCGTCGAGCACACGCTCGAGAACCTGCCCCAGGGCAACCACACCATCCTCGCGCGGTGGAACATCGCCGACACCGCGATGGCGTTCTACTCCTGCGTCGACGTGACCGTCGGCGGCGGCGGCACCACCAACCCGACGCCCACCCCCACGCCCACCGCGACCACCCCTCCGGGTGACTGCACCGGGACGGTCTGGGACGCCGCCACCGCCTACGTCGGCGGCACGGAGGTCACCTACCAGGGCCACGTCTACAAGGCCAAGTGGTGGACCCGCGGCGAGACCCCCTCGGCCTCCGGCCAGTGGGGCGTCTGGCAGGACCTCGGAGCCTGTTGATCCCGCACCGCGGGTGAACCTCTGCTGACCCTGGGGGGTCACGACGAGCGTGCCGGCTGCTTCCTCACGACCACGGTCGCGGGAGGCGGCGGGCACGCTCGTCGTCGTCCGGGCCCGTCGGGGCTCCCCGGCCCCGGCGGGACACCTCGCGCCGGCACCCGGGACCGGCGCCCCGGCTGACACAATGACCGCACGATGACTGCCACCGACGCCGCCCCCACGACCGCCCGCCCCGCCGGCACCCTGCTGCCGTACCTGCCCGCCCCCACCGGCAAGGCGCCGGACCCGGACGCGCTGTTCGAGGGCTTCGGGCAGTGGGCGGCCTCCGGCGGGCGCCCCCTGTACCCGCACCAGGAGGAGGCGCTGCTCGAGCTCATGACGGGCTCGCACGTCGTCCTGGCGACCCCGACCGGGTCGGGCAAGTCGATGGTGGCGATGGGGGCCCAGTTCGCGGCGCTCGCCGCCCGCCGCTCCGGCGGCGGCGGCCGCACGTACTACACCGCGCCCCTCAAGGCGCTGGTCAGCGAGAAGTTCTTCGACCTGGTGGCCGCGTTCGGGTCGCGCAACGTCGGCATGATGACGGGCGACTCCGCGGTGAACGCCGACGCGCCGATCATCTGCTGCACCGCGGAGATCCTCGCCAACCTGGCGCTGCGCGACGGCGC
This Isoptericola jiangsuensis DNA region includes the following protein-coding sequences:
- a CDS encoding 3-methyladenine DNA glycosylase, translated to MPSSPATPVASARTVLPAAAWRPRADGHARRADDLTHVWRQARERGEKHAIEDFLFTYYPTRVAQLRRWHPGPGVVLEDAAEHVGWRWYTEVALPDGGTGAALDTAAFLADRGDTVAYVRALVGATASRPGSFGCFGLHEWAMVYRDARTGRDHRHPLPLRLGHDGTDAVVESHRIACSHFDAFRFFTPEARHRNQLAPTRERQPAMEQPGCLHAGMDLYKWCLKLGPAVPGDLLLDAFALARDIRWTDMAAAPYDVSSYGVEAVPVETAEGKAEYVRRQRGFAERGQALRARLLAVCDALG
- a CDS encoding CGNR zinc finger domain-containing protein is translated as MVFAHDTESALVSAAALANAVLPPLTISTVAELDAFYRDQGYTGRHDGTDAELDAVLALAPRLRALLLAARDDAPDLVNAALAETRAVPRLVRHDTEDWHLHAVPDDAPFDVRILVETALAMIDVVRADAHDRLGTCADDTCDGVVVDLSRNRSRRYCSTTCTNRNAQAALRARRAAEED
- a CDS encoding EamA family transporter produces the protein MTTMAHDASSGAAAPAPTVQRSATSVGLALAVVSALSFSLSGPLAATLFATGWSPGAVVLVRVATGALLVAPFGIAALRGDWSPVRRSWRVMVAYGALGVAGAQFCYFAAIQHMQVGTALLIEYTAPAAVVGWFWARHGQRPGGLTLTGVGLAAAGLVLVLDLSGAAPSPVGVAWALAAMVGAATYFVINAHPDTGLPPLTLAAGGLTVGTVLLGTLGAVGLMPLTATSTPATLVGLTVPPVVVLALLGLVTAGLAYVTGIAAGRRLGARRASFVGLLEVVSAVALAWLLLGELPAPVQLLGGLLVLAGVVAVQQGEAATARRGEPAPPVAVVPTDAP
- a CDS encoding lytic polysaccharide monooxygenase; amino-acid sequence: MRWRSALVGALVGAAALLAPVVVAPTASAHGWVTNPPSRQDLCASGAVSFDCGGVKYEPQSVEAPKGSMKCSGDNAGFAILDDTSKPWPRTSVGSTVTMKWKLTAMHATSTWEYFVDGVLHRTFNDGGARPNQVVEHTLENLPQGNHTILARWNIADTAMAFYSCVDVTVGGGGTTNPTPTPTPTATTPPGDCTGTVWDAATAYVGGTEVTYQGHVYKAKWWTRGETPSASGQWGVWQDLGAC